The Halobacterium sp. CBA1132 genome has a segment encoding these proteins:
- a CDS encoding UPF0179 family protein has protein sequence MSITLLGSRLAEPGTEFVYRGESSACEGCPYRKQCLTLEEGVRYEVSEVREGGQVLDCAVHDEGVVAVDVEPASVKANVPSKGAYAGSKGKLAGACPHTECPSHEYCEPAGAAFDEEYQIQEILGDPPHDYCALDRELTLVEFAPSED, from the coding sequence AGTTCGTCTACCGCGGGGAGTCGTCGGCCTGCGAGGGGTGTCCGTACCGGAAGCAGTGCCTGACGCTCGAAGAGGGCGTCCGCTACGAGGTCAGCGAGGTCCGGGAGGGCGGACAGGTGCTGGACTGCGCGGTCCACGACGAGGGCGTGGTCGCGGTGGACGTGGAGCCGGCGTCCGTGAAAGCGAACGTGCCGTCGAAGGGCGCGTACGCGGGGAGCAAGGGGAAGCTAGCGGGGGCGTGCCCGCACACGGAGTGCCCGAGCCACGAGTACTGTGAGCCGGCGGGCGCGGCGTTCGACGAGGAGTACCAGATTCAGGAGATTCTCGGGGACCCGCCCCACGACTACTGCGCGCTGGACAGGGAGTTGACGCTCGTGGAGTTCGCGCCGTCCGAGGACTGA